A genomic stretch from Helianthus annuus cultivar XRQ/B chromosome 1, HanXRQr2.0-SUNRISE, whole genome shotgun sequence includes:
- the LOC110883560 gene encoding acetate/butyrate--CoA ligase AAE7, peroxisomal, translating to MRLPEKDIDDLPKNEANYTALTPLWFLKRAALVHPNRRSVVHGSVHYTWLQTYRRCCRLASALSKLSVGFGSTVAVIAPNIPAMYEAHFGIPMSGAVINAINIRLNAQTIGFLLEHSSSTVIIVDQEYFKLAEQALQILKDKTQANFKYPHLIVVKDETIECDPNNLLYALTKGAVEYEKFLEFGDPEFAWKPPQDEWQSIALGYTSGTTSSPKGVVLHHRGAYLAATSNVVIWSLPDEVVYLWTLPMFHCNGWCFTWTLAAICGTNICLRQVTAKGVYSAITNVGVTHFCAAPVVLNSIVNAPRNDTILPLPRLVHVMTAGAAPPPAVLFKMSQIGFRVAHTYGLSETFGPSTICAWKPEWDNLPPETQAKLNARQGVPYTTLEHLDVVDTQTMKPVPPNGTTVGEIVFRGNVVMKGYLKNPKANSEAFAHGWFHSGDLAVKHPDGYIEIKDRSKDIIISGGENISSVEVENTLYQHPLIVEASVVARPDERWGESPCAFVTLKTEVDKSDEGKVMDDIMKFCRENMPGYWVPKSIVFGLLPKTATGKVQKHLLRAKAKEMGHVKTSKL from the exons ATGAGGTTGCCGGAGAAAGACATCGACGATTTGCCGAAAAACGAAGCGAATTACACCGCATTAACACCCCTTTGGTTTCTTAAGCGAGCTGCTTTGGTTCATCCCAACCGTAGATCGGTTGTACACGGTTCTGTTCACTACACATGGCTGCAGACTTACCGCCGGTGCTGTCGTTTAGCCTCAGCTCTTTCCAAACTCTCGGTCGGATTCGGTTCAACG GTAGCAGTGATTGCACCAAACATCCCAGCCATGTATGAAGCCCATTTCGGCATTCCAATGAGCGGAGCAGTCATAAACGCGATTAACATTCGTCTAAATGCTCAAACTATTGGCTTCCTTCTAGAACACTCATCATCAACAGTCATAATAGTTGACCAAGAGTATTTCAAACTTGCAGAACAAGCTTTACAAATTCTAAAAGATAAAACACAAGCCAATTTCAAATATCCACATTTAATTGTTGTCAAAGATGAAACCATTGAATGTGATCCAAACAACCTCCTATACGCTCTAACAAAAGGCGCGGTTGAGTATGAGAAGTTTCTAGAGTTCGGTGACCCTGAGTTTGCTTGGAAGCCGCCACAAGACGAGTGGCAAAGTATTGCTTTAGGTTACACTTCGGGTACAACGTCTAGCCCTAAAGGGGTGGTGTTGCATCATCGCGGTGCTTATCTGGCGGCTACTAGTAATGTTGTGATATGGAGTTTGCCGGATGAAGTTGTATACTTGTGGACTTTGCCTATGTTCCATTGCAACGGTTGGTGTTTTACTTGGACGCTTGCCGCCATATGTGGGACCAACATTTGCCTTCGACAG GTAACAGCTAAAGGTGTTTACTCTGCTATAACCAATGTAGGTGTCACACATTTTTGTGCCGCCCCGGTAGTCCTCAACTCGATAGTAAACGCCCCACGAAACGATACAATCCTCCCACTCCCCCGCCTTGTCCATGTCATGACCGCAGGAGCTGCCCCGCCACCAGCAGTCCTCTTTAAAATGTCCCAAATTGGGTTCCGTGTGGCCCACACATACGGTCTCTCAGAAACTTTCGGGCCATCAACTATATGTGCATGGAAGCCCGAATGGGACAACCTCCCTCCCGAAACCCAAGCCAAACTAAACGCCCGCCAGGGCGTACCCTACACCACACTCGAGCACTTGGATGTTGTAGACACCCAAACCATGAAACCGGTCCCACCCAATGGAACCACCGTGGGTGAGATCGTGTTTCGTGGGAATGTTGTTATGAAAGGTTACTTAAAGAACCCAAAAGCCAACTCTGAGGCTTTTGCACATGGGTGGTTCCACTCGGGTGACTTAGCCGTGAAACACCCAGATGGTTACATTGAAATAAAAGACCGGTCAAAGGATATCATAATATCGGGTGGTGAAAATATAAGTAGTGTTGAAGTCGAGAATACTTTATATCAACACCCATTAATAGTCGAAGCATCGGTGGTGGCTCGACCAGATGAGAGATGGGGTGAATCCCCGTGTGCTTTTGTGACGTTAAAAACCGAGGTAGACAAATCGGATGAAGGTAAAGTCATGGACGATATAATGAAGTTTTGTCGTGAGAACATGCCGGGGTATTGGGTCCCGAAATCGATTGTGTTTGGTTTGTTACCGAAAACAGCTACGGGAAAGGTTCAAAAACACTTGCTAAGGGCTAAAGCAAAGGAAATGGGACATGTTAAAACGAGTAAGTTGTAA
- the LOC110883569 gene encoding putative disease resistance protein RGA1, with the protein MADALVAVLVKEVVRTLGSVATQEFALLRGLKNDILSLKDDFEQIQAVLQDAEEKRVKSNAVEAWLKRLRSASLEAENVLDEISTEALLQSLHKQRVQYRVKAFFSSNHNKYMTRVRIAHKVKDIRRKLNDITSKRIELDLTPSVPTSHVDDTEVVGQMPPDRETSSVIHDTSVIMGRNEERDMVIGDICNKDIGKHENGEVRVYGIWGMGGLGKTTLAQLVYNHETVDQYFDLKCWVYVSENFQVKEIMKKIIESIDKSGCTLTQLETLHESLQSKLRGKKFLIVLDDVWVEENEKAKWEELSKTLSCGAEESIVVMTTRSQTTTRMMARVPELQHKLGCLSKENAWLLFKKLAFAQGREGGDISELEPIGREIVEKCKGLPLAVKTLGSLMWSKSSTNYWQYVKDNNLWELEEINVVPAILKLSYDNLLPHLKRCFTYCCLFPKGYAMTKDELTTLWVANGFIPPKGGKDLYMLGEEIFNCLVWRSFFIVKANSQDHEYVMHDLIHDMARLVMGDDCLVIEPGKEVIIPNGVLHLSSSCPDYHFSPQELGKLTSLRSVFMFGDGDKYKCNISQIFSHVHLRVLYLRDVDLNALPESVCKLKHLRYLNLSDSRIKVLSESIIYLQNLQMLLLEDCMRLEKLPKGLRYMRNLQRLDITKCYSLSHLPRGIKELSSLRTLPFFPLNKSKEESVTKIGELGSLNLLEGNLKIAGLVFVGSLSEAKSANLKCKTNLSGLGLHWSENAFERRRQQMFTHDEEVLKGLEPTSSLKELSIYDYMGKIISPSWMVNLKNLVGIKFDGCKKCEHIPALGRLPNLRVIELSFMDSLKCFHDDDTSMLGDTTTMFLSLQKLYISWCPSLNALPGNLPKLEVLSLYRCKKLVSLPDEIQSFNFMKTLQITGCKLLRKRYDKEIGVDWQKISHIPTIQIDLFPEDDDDEEDEEKIDEIDK; encoded by the exons ATGGCAGATGCGCTTGTTGCGGTCCTTGTGAAGGAGGTGGTGCGGACACTCGGTTCTGTAGCTACCCAAGAGTTTGCTCTGCTTCGGGGACTCAAAAACGATATTTTGAGTCTCAAGGATGATTTCGAACAGATCCAAGCTGTTCTTCAAGACGCAGAAGAGAAGCGTGTCAAGAGTAACGCTGTAGAGGCATGGCTTAAGCGTCTCAGATCTGCATCCTTGGAGGCTGAAAATGTGCTAGACGAGATCTCAACTGAGGCTTTGTTGCAAAGTCTACACAAACAAAGAGTCCAATACAGGGTAAAAGCCTTCTTCTCCTCTAATCATAATAAATATATGACCCGTGTTAGGATTGCTCACAAGGTCAAAGACATAAGAAGGAAGCTAAATGACATCACCTCCAAGAGAATTGAGTTAGATTTGACCCCTTCAGTTCCCACAAGTCATGTTGACGATACTGAAGTTGTGGGTCAGATGCCGCCAGATAGGGAAACAAGCTCGGTTATACATGATACTTCAGTTATCATGGGAAGAAATGAAGAAAGGGATATGGTAATAGGAGATATATGTAACAAGGATATAGGGAAACACGAGAATGGGGAGGTTCGGGTGTACGGTATATGGGGTATGGGAGGTTTGGGAAAGACTACTCTGGCTCAGTTGGTCTATAACCATGAAACGGTGGATCAATATTTCGACTTAAAATGTTGGGTCTACGTATCTGAAAACTTCCAAGTTAAGGAGATAATGAAAAAAATTATTGAATCAATAGATAAAAGTGGGTGTACACTTACACAACTAGAGACGTTGCATGAGTCCCTGCAAAGCAAATTAAGGGGAAAAAAGTTTCTAATTGTACTAGATGACGTTTGGGTTGAAGAAAATGAAAAGGCCAAGTGGGAGGAGTTAAGTAAAACATTAAGTTGTGGGGCTGAAGAAAGTATTGTAGTGATGACAACGCGGTCACAAACAACTACTCGAATGATGGCTAGGGTTCCTGAGTTACAACATAAACTAGGATGTTTATCGAAAGAGAATGCGTGGTTGTTATTTAAGAAGCTTGCTTTTGCACAAGGAAGAGAGGGGGGTGACATAAGTGAGCTAGAGCCTATTGGAAGAGAAATTGTTGAGAAATGTAAAGGGTTGCCTTTGGCAGTGAAGACCTTGGGTAGCTTAATGTGGTCAAAAAGTAGTACAAACTATTGGCAATATGTGAAAGACAACAATTTATGGGAGTTGGAAGAAATTAATGTGGTGCCTGCTATTTTGAAATTAAGCTATGATAACTTGCTTCCACATCTAAAGAGATGCTTTACTTATTGTTGTTTGTTTCCTAAAGGTTATGCTATGACAAAGGATGAATTGACTACGTTGTGGGTGGCAAACGGTTTTATTCCACCCAAAGGAGGAAAGGACTTGTATATGCTCGGGGAGGAAATTTTTAATTGCTTGGTTTGGAGGTCCTTCTTCATTGTTAAGGCTAACTCCCAAGATCATGAATATGTAATGCATGATCTCATACATGACATGGCACGACTTGTGATGGGAGATGATTGTTTAGTCATAGAGCCCGGCAAGGAGGTTATAATCCCAAATGGGGTCCTTCATTTGAGCTCATCATGTCCAGATTATCACTTTTCACCACAAGAGTTAGGCAAGTTAACATCATTAAGGTCGGTTTTCATGTTCGGAGACGGAGACAAGTATAAATGTAACATTAGCCAGATTTTCAGCCACGTGCATCTAAGGGTATTATACTTGCGCGATGTCGACCTGAATGCATTGCCAGAATCAGTCTGCAAACTCAAACATTTAAGATACTTGAATTTGTCGGACTCAAGAATAAAAGTTTTATCTGAGTCCATTATTTATCTCCAAAACTTGCAAATGCTGCTTCTGGAAGATTGTATGAGATTGGAGAAGTTGCCTAAAGGCCTCAGATACATGAGGAATCTTCAACGTTTGGACATCACTAAGTGTTATTCTCTCAGTCATTTGCCACGTGGAATCAAAGAACTATCTAGTCTCCGAACACTTCCATTTTTTCCTCTTAACAAGAGTAAGGAAGAGAGTGTGACCAAAATAGGAGAATTGGGGAGTCTAAATCTTCTTGAGGGGAATTTAAAGATAGCTGGACTAGTGTTTGTTGGAAGTTTAAGTGAAGCCAAGAGTGCCAATCTCAAATGCAAAACAAATTTGTCAGGTTTGGGGTTACATTGGTCAGAAAACGCTTTTGAAAGACGTAGACAGCAAATGTTCACACATGATGAAGAGGTTCTCAAGGGACTAGAACCGACTTCTAGTCTCAAGGAATTGAGTATATACGATTACATGGGAAAGATTATTTCTCCGAGTTGGATGGTTAATTTAAAGAATTTGGTTGGAATCAAGTTTGATGGGTGTAAGAAATGTGAGCATATTCCAGCACTTGGGAGATTACCCAATCTTAGAGTCATTGAACTGAGCTTTATGGATTCACTGAAGTGTTTCCATGATGACGACACAAGTATGTTAGGAGACACCACCACTATGTTTCTTTCTTTACAAAAATTATACATCTCCTGGTGTCCAAGTTTGAATGCCTTGCCAGGTAACCTTCCAAAACTCGAGGTTTTATCATTATATCGCTGTAAGAAGTTAGTTTCCCTACCAGATGAAATTCAAAGTTTCAATTTTATGAAGACACTTCAAATAACTGGATGTAAGCTTCTAAGGAAAAGGTATGACAAGGAGATCGGTGTAGACTGGCAAAAAATTTCTCACATTCCCACTATCCAAATTGATCTATT TCctgaagatgatgatgacgaagaagatgaagagaagaTTGATGAGATTGACAAATGA